The Methanolacinia petrolearia DSM 11571 genome has a segment encoding these proteins:
- a CDS encoding FprA family A-type flavoprotein → MAVREIKEGIYSVGVIDWDRQVFDELVPLPEGTTYSSYLVKGSEKTALIDTVDAEFEEEFITNLARSELDGIDYIIVNHTEQDHSGALMVFLELFPGVKIITSARGADLLEVLHQIPKFRIQVVEDGDTLSLGDKTLEFMITPWVHWPDTMMTYVREDKVLFSCDLFGAHYACSDLFVSEKCRHTLLAKRYFAEIMMPFRSKVTEYIERLSGYEISFIAPSHGPCYDDPAYILDLYTEWCTGDLKNKVIIPYISMHGSTKKMVMYLTEALIRRNVGVRPYDVGRADTGQLAMDLVDAATIIIATPTVLTGPHPRIANIAFIANIIKPKAKFVGIIGSYGWGGKTLKDLANIMNKLEAEMFEPVYIKGLPSEDVYKSLEDLADEILKKHKDEKIV, encoded by the coding sequence ATGGCAGTAAGAGAGATCAAGGAAGGAATTTATTCTGTCGGCGTTATAGACTGGGACAGGCAGGTTTTCGATGAATTAGTGCCTCTGCCCGAAGGAACGACATACAGTTCATATCTTGTGAAAGGCAGCGAGAAGACTGCACTGATAGATACAGTGGATGCTGAATTCGAGGAGGAGTTCATAACAAATCTTGCTCGTTCAGAACTTGACGGAATTGATTATATAATCGTCAATCATACTGAACAGGACCATTCCGGTGCGCTCATGGTCTTCCTTGAGCTGTTCCCGGGAGTTAAGATCATAACGTCCGCGAGAGGTGCGGATCTCCTGGAGGTTCTTCACCAGATCCCGAAATTCAGGATCCAGGTTGTTGAAGACGGGGATACATTGTCACTTGGAGACAAGACTCTGGAGTTCATGATTACACCATGGGTCCACTGGCCTGATACGATGATGACGTATGTCCGCGAGGACAAAGTCCTTTTCTCCTGCGATCTTTTCGGGGCCCATTATGCATGCAGCGATCTCTTTGTCTCGGAGAAGTGCCGTCATACTCTTCTTGCGAAGCGTTATTTCGCAGAGATCATGATGCCTTTCAGGTCCAAGGTCACGGAGTACATCGAGCGCCTTTCCGGTTACGAGATCTCGTTTATCGCCCCGAGCCATGGTCCCTGCTACGATGATCCCGCCTATATTCTTGATCTTTACACGGAATGGTGTACCGGCGATCTGAAAAACAAGGTAATAATTCCGTATATCTCGATGCACGGGAGTACGAAGAAAATGGTGATGTATCTCACCGAAGCACTGATCAGGCGTAATGTCGGTGTAAGGCCCTATGATGTCGGGAGAGCCGATACAGGTCAGCTTGCAATGGATCTTGTCGATGCGGCAACCATCATCATCGCCACTCCTACGGTGCTGACGGGCCCCCACCCGAGGATCGCAAACATTGCGTTTATTGCCAATATCATTAAACCGAAAGCCAAATTTGTTGGTATAATTGGTTCATACGGATGGGGCGGGAAGACCTTAAAGGATCTCGCAAATATTATGAACAAGCTTGAAGCCGAGATGTTCGAACCTGTATATATCAAGGGACTTCCTTCTGAGGATGTCTATAAATCCCTTGAAGATCTTGCAGACGAAATCTTAAAGAAGCATAAGGACGAGAAAATCGTTTGA
- a CDS encoding DEAD/DEAH box helicase, whose protein sequence is MRLVVNPQRGSYKIFFYDRNLVAGSGIVEIVRTGKGFRPKNYKYKPVEKRQYKNIPSKELISALRRSKIYLTVGDKNFESFLSDLQISFKYLNACRTCLIEDRITPLKNKNSVRYGREKICLDCAKKELRRELGYLGGTGTLSSAHLEKLLELYMDLNRVLGMVQPDRLDISKTLFDRLEAHEIRKTCAIKDLPLPKRFKEHCGVEHLMPVQQLSVEAGLLEGKDQLIVAATASGKTFIGEMAGVKNFLENRGNTLFLVPLVALANQKYSRFTKKYGFLDVSLKTGVSRLNIPETRVKANRSMDSAIIVGTYEGVDYMLRCGRTLGKIGTVVIDEVQNLEEPERGHRLDGLISRLKFVAPHAQFLYLSATIGFPHLLAEKLNSSLVEYMERPVPLERHLIFVNRGEKIKLIKRMVSTEYKTKSSKGFRGQTIVFTFSRSRCHDIADAIGEGKAAAYHAGLTAKERREVETKFEKGELSAVVTTAALAAGVDFPASQVIFDSLAMGIEWLKVQEFSQMMGRAGRPDFHDMGKVVVLAEPGATYSRDSKLTEEEVAINLLKGEMEEVSPVYNDEESSEEFVANSVVCGGEIDNLERICASMVGEIIDILPVLKKRNIIKVDGKKVVMSPAARVMAEHFIGLNTYDKILSLITVSDDPLEILAEIECDEPEKNQK, encoded by the coding sequence ATGAGACTTGTCGTAAATCCCCAGAGAGGATCATATAAGATCTTTTTTTACGACCGGAATCTGGTTGCAGGATCAGGTATAGTTGAGATTGTCAGGACAGGAAAAGGATTCCGGCCGAAGAATTACAAATATAAACCTGTTGAAAAGCGGCAGTATAAAAATATCCCTTCAAAAGAGTTGATCTCGGCGCTCAGAAGATCGAAGATCTACCTGACTGTCGGCGATAAGAATTTTGAATCTTTTTTATCCGATCTTCAGATCTCCTTCAAATATTTAAACGCCTGCCGGACATGCCTTATCGAAGACAGGATCACTCCGCTGAAGAATAAGAATTCTGTTAGATATGGCAGAGAGAAGATCTGCCTGGACTGTGCAAAGAAGGAACTTCGGAGGGAGCTGGGGTATCTCGGCGGAACCGGTACGCTCTCGTCCGCTCATCTTGAAAAGCTTCTTGAACTGTATATGGACTTAAACAGGGTCCTCGGAATGGTCCAGCCCGATCGCCTCGACATTTCGAAGACTCTGTTCGACAGGCTCGAGGCGCACGAGATAAGGAAAACTTGTGCGATAAAGGACCTGCCTCTTCCCAAACGTTTTAAAGAGCATTGCGGTGTCGAGCACCTGATGCCGGTCCAGCAGCTGTCGGTTGAAGCCGGACTGCTGGAAGGAAAGGATCAGCTTATCGTGGCTGCTACTGCGAGCGGAAAGACTTTCATCGGCGAGATGGCAGGCGTGAAGAATTTTCTGGAGAACAGGGGGAATACTCTCTTTCTCGTTCCGCTTGTGGCTCTTGCCAACCAGAAGTACTCACGCTTCACGAAAAAATACGGATTTCTTGATGTCTCGCTGAAGACCGGGGTTTCGAGGCTCAACATTCCCGAGACACGTGTGAAAGCGAACCGCAGCATGGACTCTGCGATAATTGTCGGGACATACGAGGGTGTGGATTATATGCTCAGGTGCGGCAGGACCCTCGGAAAGATCGGGACGGTGGTTATAGACGAAGTCCAGAACCTTGAGGAGCCCGAAAGAGGGCACAGGCTTGACGGCCTTATATCGAGGCTGAAGTTCGTCGCTCCACATGCCCAGTTCCTCTATCTCAGTGCAACCATAGGGTTCCCGCACCTGCTTGCAGAAAAACTCAACTCAAGTCTTGTCGAGTACATGGAGCGTCCGGTTCCCCTTGAAAGGCACCTGATATTCGTCAACAGGGGAGAGAAGATAAAGCTCATCAAAAGAATGGTGTCGACCGAATACAAGACTAAGTCCTCGAAGGGTTTCCGCGGGCAGACAATCGTCTTTACGTTCTCCCGCTCGCGCTGCCATGATATTGCCGATGCAATAGGCGAAGGAAAGGCTGCTGCATATCATGCAGGTCTGACTGCAAAAGAGAGGCGCGAGGTCGAGACAAAATTCGAGAAGGGCGAGCTTTCGGCTGTGGTGACCACGGCGGCTCTTGCAGCCGGTGTGGACTTTCCTGCATCCCAGGTGATATTCGACTCGCTTGCAATGGGAATAGAATGGCTGAAGGTCCAGGAGTTTTCCCAGATGATGGGCCGTGCAGGGAGACCCGATTTTCATGATATGGGTAAGGTAGTTGTTCTTGCCGAGCCGGGTGCAACATATTCGCGCGACTCGAAACTGACGGAGGAAGAGGTTGCCATAAATCTTCTGAAAGGAGAGATGGAGGAGGTGTCTCCCGTATACAACGACGAAGAATCCTCCGAGGAATTTGTTGCGAATTCTGTTGTATGCGGAGGGGAAATTGACAATCTTGAGCGGATCTGTGCATCGATGGTTGGAGAGATAATCGATATCCTGCCTGTACTAAAGAAAAGGAATATCATTAAGGTAGACGGCAAAAAAGTCGTTATGTCCCCTGCCGCCAGGGTTATGGCAGAGCATTTCATCGGACTAAATACGTATGACAAGATCCTCTCGCTCATAACGGTTTCGGACGACCCGCTGGAGATCCTTGCCGAGATCGAATGTGATGAACCTGAAAAGAATCAAAAATAA
- a CDS encoding rubredoxin gives MKVWKCKKCGYVYNPEVGDHESGISKGTAFEDLPDTWVCPRCGAKKNMFVAMEI, from the coding sequence ATGAAAGTTTGGAAATGCAAAAAATGCGGATATGTATATAACCCTGAGGTTGGTGACCACGAATCGGGAATTTCAAAGGGAACAGCGTTTGAAGATCTCCCCGATACGTGGGTATGCCCCCGGTGTGGCGCGAAAAAGAATATGTTTGTAGCCATGGAGATTTAA
- a CDS encoding rubredoxin produces the protein MADVKMKCSVCGHVYDPKKGDVGVDRDTDFSEVPADWKCPVCGAAKSAFFKID, from the coding sequence ATGGCTGACGTCAAAATGAAATGTTCAGTCTGCGGACATGTATATGATCCAAAGAAAGGAGATGTAGGTGTAGACAGGGATACGGATTTTTCCGAAGTTCCCGCCGACTGGAAATGTCCGGTCTGCGGGGCGGCAAAATCTGCGTTTTTCAAAATAGATTAA